AGTGGATATCTGTGTTTTATTATCAAGTCAAAGATAGCCAAATTAATACCTCTCAGCTGGAAATCAGCAACTGCCactatttatcttttctttcttggtCCTTTTCTGGAATAGCTCTTATATGGCAACAAGCTTGGATCCAATCATCATTCCTTAAAGGACAAATGGCTGCTTCCTCCTTGGAGAatcagttttctcctcttccaGAAAAACTTTCCATCTGTTACTTAGATGTAAATGATCactgcttcttcttccttttttcttctgtatcCTGCTCTTCTACCTTTCAACCTTCCTCTTCAGATTCCCTTTAGTTTTCTTATTGAAATCCTTCCACTTTTAGAGAATACACTCTTCTCCAGAATGGCTTGGAGAATGAAGAAGGGGTtttccagttccttcattttctcttttagaacAAAGACCAACCTATACACAAGTCACTTGGCCAAGGCAGAAATACAGAAATTGCATACTTTATGCAGGGCATTGaaaaattcttcatgctttctcaAATAACTGAAAGTTGGCGCCTCAATCATTTTTTGTTCTTGCTAATGGATTCCCCATCAGTCCTCCAGTACAGTTCCTCTTGCCCACTCTAATGATAGCACATAAATGAGGCTGAGGAGATATGAGATTCCTGTCTCTTAAGAGACCTGAGGCCAAAGTGACCTGTCTTAAGGGTGTAGGACTTACCGAGACAATGTCAGCAATACATCGGTTGAGGTTGCCCTTGTCATCCTTGATGGTGATTGGTCGGTCCTCCTTGATCCTCTCCATTGCTAGTGGGCAATCAAGCTGCCAGGGGAGTGAGGAGATGTGAAGTTATGTCATATACCTGAAAACAGTTCTAGAACCCAGGGGAAAAAGTCCATACACTTGGAAAGAAAGTTCAAGAGCAGGGGCAAGGGCCAAAGTACCCTGGGGCAGCCTCATCAGTGGGTGACTCACACGGAATTTTCGGCAGAATTCATCAATGGAACTGATTTCTGAGCCTTGCACCTGCTTGAAGGCAGCTTTGTACTGGACCAGGAGTCGGGAACAGGCTGCAGTATACCTGTGGAGAAGAAAGCCTCAGCATGGGCCATGTCCTAAACCTTTACCTAAGACAGAGGTACAGGAATTTCTGGTTCTCTAGATCAGAGTCCAGCCCAGAATAGAGATGGACTTAGGTCTTAAAAGATCAAGGTACAACTAAGAGATTAATTTAAGGAAAACAAACTTATGCTAAGGTAAAAGAAATGCAGGGTTCATAGCTGAAATAAGCCTTAGCAGTAGCTAGTCTAATCCTCTCATATcacaaaggaaaaagcaaaatttcaaataaattatttcctcACAGGTACACAGCCAGTACCACTTAGTAGGTAGTACagataggattcaaacccagatttcaAACCTTTAAGTCTCCAATGTCTATACTCCCCTAATAAACTCATATGCACTTTCATATTTTACATATCACATAGTGCTTAGTAATGTTATTATTTACTTGACTTCATGATTTGAACAAGTTtaactctgggcctcagtttcctcatttgtaaaatggggattaaaaagAACTATCCTATCTATTTCATActattgttttgaagatcaaatgaaataaaggatgtaaagtgctttacacacaccattaagcattatataaatgccagccaTCATTATTTTTACCCTTTTCTGGACTATACACAACACTTAAGATAGTGGTCATGCCATTTACCTATTCAGTCAACATAGGTGAAGACAATATGCAAAGCAGTAAAATATGATCCCTGGCCTGAAGAAGCTTTCAAAATAGTTATGCTAACTGTAATACAAAATAGTTCAGGACAAGTACATTAGGGTGCTACAAAACCAAGTGTTGAATGAAATCTAAGGGGGAAATTTCATCACTGAGAGAATCAAGGATGATTTCAAGAAAGAGGGAGTGAAGCTTTTTAGAGGATCAGAGTTCTTCATCAGTTTACCgatttagaactaaaaagcaTCTTACAAATCTTCTAGTTTAACATATCCCCTCTCCCAGTTTTATGAAGGAAATTGAGCAGAGAAGAATGACATATTTTAACCAAGGTCATATGGGTTTTAAGGGACAACATCTAGAATCTGAACTGAGAACCTCCAAATGCAATGTCTCCACTATGTCATACTgcccaaaatatttttcttcattgtataCTCAACATGATCTGGCAATACAGCGTCCTCATAACAGAGGCTCAAAACAGTCACAGAACtgtagaattggaaggaaacaaAGGGGTAAATTTCAACACATGTAGCAAATTTGTACCACAATATTTACCTAGTGCATTATCCTGCATATAGAAGTATcttaatggttttaaaaattagaatgttaTGGAaagaaggacagctaggtggcacagtagttggagagccaggcctggaattaggagaCCTGGGTCCAAACTGGctcaagacacttcctacctgtatgatcctgggcaagtcatctacctccatttgcctagtccttgcccttcagtcttaagagttgttactaaggcagaaaaagttgtttgtttttttaaaaataaacttaagaaggaaagaaagaatttaatgaaaaacaacaacaacaacaaaaccaccAAGTTGGAGTTAGGAAATCTGAGTTCTACTCCCAGTTCTGTCACTGACTTGGTGTCTGACTTTGGCTAGGCCCTAGCTGTGTCTGAGTTTCCCCTCATCTACAATAGTCATGAATACTGGTCTAAGTAAGTGACCAATAAGGTCCCCTCCAATCCTGTTTTAGGATTCTGTGAATCTAATAGGAACAAAAGAATGAGAATAAAAGGTAGACAAGTCTTTGAATTTGTTTGGAACATTAAAAACCTAGTCTAGTTTGACTCTAACCTGGGTATGGTTTGGAGTTAGCAATATTTCCACAGCTAGAGGATTCTTTCTAGTCACCATTTCCTAGATCTACCTTATGTCTTTATACACAGAAACAGGTGGTGATGGAGAGTAGAAGTCAGCTGTtcaatcacagaatttcagagtatCCAGAAAACCAGAAAGCATACCTAGAAACCAAGTCAAAGGTCAAAgatacctttcttctttcccttcttttccacccccccccTTCTGTAAAGACACTCACTCATTAGGGGTGACACAGTCCTTGATGTATGCCTTCTCCAGGGCTTGCATTGTCTTCACCACGGCAAATAACTCTGCCATGTTGTCATACCTAAAGGTATGGACCTGGTTAATCAAGGTGATAGTTCCCAGGGTTAAAAAGCATGTTACTTCACTCTTCTCCTATGAGCAGTCATGACTCCCTCTACAACCTATCCTAGACTGCAATGCTGAAGGCTCAGAAGAAAGAAATGTCCACAGAGAACCAAGGAGATAAGAGTAGGGTTAGGGGAAAAGTGATTCCTTGATGTTTCAATACTACCAAACAGAAGGAATAGAGAGCAGCAGTTATAGCCAAGCCCACTGAGATTCTCTCCAGGGTTCTCTAAGTACCCTTCTGTAACTGTAGCCTTCAATGGCCTCAAGGATGCAACAGAGCATGACCCCCAGTGATTGGTCTAGAGAGGACCAACAGAAGGGAAGGCTATAAGGTGGTGAGGACCCTCCCCTTCACCCCCTCCCCCTTCAATAAGGCCTTATTCTTTctccatgttctctcttttttttttaaacccctaccttccatcttggagtcaatactgtgtattggctccaaggcagaagagtggtaagggctaggaaatgggggtcaagtgacttgcccagggtcacacagctgggaagtgtctgaggtcaaatttgaacctaggacctcccgtctctaggcctggctctcaatccactgagctacccagctgccccctctccataTTCTCTTAGGGACTCACTTCTCTCTTTCCCGGGCATTCTTGTACAGCTTCACTTCctgtaagagagaaaagagaacctTTCTAAGCTCAGTCTTATTAAGCAAGAGACAAGCCCAGAGCCCATTTTATTTAGGCCTACAGGAAATATGTAGATGGCAGGTGATTAAGAGGAATCTCTCTCagactctctcctctcttcctaccAACAAGGATGAGGGGGAGGGacctggggaggagggaagaggaggcagGGCCTCGGCTAATGGGGACTTTTGAGGAATCCCCCCCAACGGAAGGTAGCACTCACCTCATACAGCTCGGGCTTATTCCCAGGGgctgaaaacaaagaaaatagtagACCAAGTCTCCATACTTACCTACTACTTCCAGCCATCCCGACACCTATTCTCTGTAGGTGTTCCTTAAATAAACACGAAGCCTTCCCCAGTACTACTCCCAGAACTCAGCTCTTTACCTCTAAGGTCCACAGCAGAGGAAGCCTGGGGGCAGCGCCCCGCCCCCTCCTTTAGGCCCAAGCTCCAGGCGCCCTCTGCAGATGATGGTCCTGCTTCCCTCCCACACCCCCAGTCTCTCTCGGAGAGCCCTCCAGCCTGTCCCCCGCCTTAGGGATAGGTCACTCACCTCCCATCCCGGGAGTGGCAGGGATTCCGTGAAACATACTCGGTGGCTAGACCCGGGCCCACCCCTACGCTCACAATGCTGAAACCGAGGCAGGGTCAGGGGAGAGCTGCCGCCAAGCCTTCTCTTCGAAGACAGGGCTCGGGGACGCTTGAGATCTTAGGCCCCGGGGCCCGCCTCGGAGCCGAACTGTCGGGACGCAACCTGGATCTGCTAAGCACCCAGTTCTTAGGGCTCGCTCTTCTCAGCGGCACTGGATCTTTCAAGTCAAGATGGCGCTGTATCGGAGCGATGTTTCGGCGCTCGTCTAGTATGCCGAAAGCCCCACGCCTGCGCACATCCTGAGTAGTGAGAGGCTGCGGGCGAGAAGAGCTTCACAGGCTTCGCGGGGTGGACAGTGTAgacttagaaaaacacagaactattaaatgccAGGAAAATCACTCGTTAATTAAGGGTTTCAGTGTGATAGTAGACCTCTACACAGAACTGTGCGCCACACGCCTACCCAGAGTCCGAGAACTGAACTCTCgttgctctggacactgacccctcgTAAAGCCAATGGTGCTAGATTGGACAGTTCCCAGGAGCCATTAAAGTGGgcaagcttaaatacctttctaggcgAAATATGGGCGCCGAgaatgagagggacagttgattgactttacaatgataacaaaggaaaatgaggagtcccagacaggaataacagtgaggggctgatgctttacaatggacagaaaagggaaagacccagctaAGGACCCGGCCACCTGGGTAAAGGACTTTGGTCtaaaggggagaaaccattgggacaaaagggatactTAACATCTGCTGTGATTAGCTATTTCCACCCAAACtaccttaaagtctattgttagtctgagactaaTGAAGCCTCAGTGAGGAACTCTaatcattaaatctttctaggctgcaagtttggggtttctagattccatgttgacaataggTATAAGTTGTCCTATGCTCTACTGGTACACCTACCTGAGTGGTGGTCTTGACTCCTGGAGAGACCCCTTATTATATTAAGGCCCTTTGGAgtccattttttgtttgtttgtttccatgCACAAAACTGAGTCAGCTTGGGTCCTGTAGCTGGTTCTTCCTATCCCATTTAATATTGGGCTGATTGTACTATGTGGGCATTAGTTTCCTCACAAATCCTCCTTCCCTGTCCAGACCCGCAGGCCCACAGCAAATGAAAAGGGTAATCGGGTCTCTTGGCTCATTCTCTCTAAAATGGGACTAGAGGCAATTCCTTCCAGCACTAAATCTAGTCTCCTGAAAAAATTTCAAAAGCCTCTCTTAGGTGGTTTCTAGTCACTAAAGAACAGGAGACAAGTGACAAACACTTTTCTAGGAACTTGAGGAGTGTGTGAGCTTCATTTTGGGCCAGAGAGAAAGGTGATGAGACAGTTTGTTGTTAAGTCTAGACGGTTATTTTGTGCTGAAACAAGGGGAGCTGGCCCTGAAGAGCTTGTTTCTGAGGACTGAGGATGGGAATATAATGAGGCTGAAGAGAATACCTTTCCTCAACTGTTGGAATTTTCCTGAGATCCTGAACAAACTAAAATAGGGGTGAGCTCTGTTTCCAGAAGGTGCCACACAGTCACAATGAGATCTGAGATGGCTATTTTTATAAATGCAACAGGTAAATAATATGCCTATTATTAATTTCAGTTAACAAATTATATATTTGGTAACTAATATTTATGAAGCCCTACATCAAGGAATTTCATATATAAAGGAATGAGTGCCTACCAGTGGGAAAAGTTTCTCATTCTATGAAATAATATTCAGTGAACTGAGGTAGGGTACTTTGGGCTTAAATGGACTTTGAGATTTTGACATTTCTTTAATGAGGAAATAAACAAACATACTCCTGAATTACCTTAGAGCCTAGAATAATTGTGGAAACAAGTAGCAGTCTTAAGGGTTGTTCTCCTAATTCTACACACTACTTGGGCAACTGAAACTTGCCTATTACTCACCTAGGTGACCAGAGGGATTTGGGTCCTAGAAACACCAGTTCCTTAAGAGGCCTTGTGGCTCCTTCAATTATGTCAATGAGTTGGGGAATGAGCAATGAACACCTAGGACAAGGATCAACATTGGGGTGATgtagataaataaaacaagaagcaGTGATTTATTGAGGATTTTAAAAGGCTAAGGCCATGGGTGGGTTTATTGGAGCTCTTCAGGTATATAAATAGCAGAAGGAGAAACAAGGGATGCTGCTCAATGGCCTTCAAAGAAAAGTTTATGATGGTGGGTCAGTATGAAGGAGGCAGGATCCTGTTTGTAGGCCAACTGCTGGCATAGGACTTGATGGTCAGTAAGTCTCAGTTTGCTACTGCACAACTGTAACTGTTGAAGCTGCGAAGTGATTTTATCCCACGTGCAGCTGCCCAAGGGCCCTTCAATGGAGCATCCTATAAAGGGAGAGACACAGGAAAAGCTTTATGTGGAATATATCAAACAGACACTAACATGTGTGAGTCTATGGAATAGGAAGCCCAGGTACCATAtgattaaataaaaagagaaattcataaTCTTGTTTCCCATGATCCCAGTGTTCCCTATTATCTATGCAATAAATGACAGTACAGCTGAAGAGCTAAAAGAACTTGgaagtcatttagtctaaccctCTGATTTGATGGATGAACCAAAGtctattctaattctaaatcctgTGACATCTTGGGTCCTATggtatttaaatttgtttcttcaGCTGTGAAGTGAGGGTATCCTCCCCATCTGGCCTGTTCCCCAAAGGATGACTAGAAAGAAGAGGTGGATATAGAAATCACCATAGAAATGTAAATGACTCACATTAGCTTTGGCAATGGACTCAGATGGTTAAATCCACAGTATTAATGAGGCCAATGAGGGGTTTCCCCAGAGAGCAATTCACTTTCTGGAAAAGCAGCATGGGATAGtgaaaagagaactggatttgaatcAAGAGAATCTTGGGTTTGAGTTCCAAATCTAACATCATGTGACTGCCTACCCTCCCCAAACCTGTTATCTCATCAGAAACTTAGGGATACTATCACTTGTATTTCCTACCTCAGAACCCTTTCAGGGTGGGGGTATCTTTATAACTTTAAATGTTTTAGTGAGTAGTAGAATACTCAGCTAATAATGCTTATGATCCAATTCCTAGGTTCTAAAACTTTGCCAGTGATCTCACAAACATGCtgtatgcataccctttgatcctgtaataccactactgggtctgcatcccaaagagatcataaaaaaagggaaaagcccTACTTATACAAAAGtactttgaggtggcaaagaatgaggaaattgagatgtccatcagttggggaatgactgaagaaactggtatatgttggtgatggtatactatttgctataagaaataagcaaaacaatttcagaaaaagctggaaagatttggtAACAGCAACCTTGTACCATAATCAACTgcgaaaacttagctactctcagcaataaaatgacttgggacaatcctaaaagaattatgatggggaatgctatccacctccaaaaaaagaactgttggaatgaGATGGGTGTGGGTCAAAGCAaactatctttcatatcagtgtatttagggTTTTAGTTTAGGGTTTTGGTTATGCATGAGTGTGCTTTTAagataatgaccaatatggaagtatgttttacatgataaaaaaaaaagcccagattAGAGAAGCTAGTAAATGTTAGTAATAAATATGTATGGCCATCATAGCACAGATTTCAGAGGAGCACAGGCTcatattagagttggaaggaccctTAAAAATAGCTGAAAAGGGCTACCACAGGAAGGCAATAGggaaacaaaggaaacaaaggcaaaacaggAAAGTAAGATGAAAAAGCAAGCACAAGCCAACAAGTACTAATTctgacaaaaaaacaacaacaaaaaaacaacaaaccttcattgcacatgaataggcagttttcagataaagaaatcaaaactatcaataaacacatgaaaaagtgctctaaatctctcataattagaaaaatgaaaatcaaaagaactctgagttatcacctcacatctagcagaccggccaatatgatagcaaaggaaagtaataaatgttagggggggatgtggcaaaattgggacattaatgcattgctggtggagttgtgaattgatccaaccattctggagggcaatttggaactatgc
This sequence is a window from Monodelphis domestica isolate mMonDom1 chromosome 3, mMonDom1.pri, whole genome shotgun sequence. Protein-coding genes within it:
- the LOC100015907 gene encoding vacuolar protein sorting-associated protein 28 homolog isoform X3, whose protein sequence is MAELFAVVKTMQALEKAYIKDCVTPNEYTAACSRLLVQYKAAFKQVQGSEISSIDEFCRKFRLDCPLAMERIKEDRPITIKDDKGNLNRCIADIVSLFITVMDKLRLEIRAMDEIQPDLRELMETMNRMSHLPPDFEGRQKVSQWLQTLSGMSAADELDDSQVRQMLFDLESAYNAFNRFLHA
- the LOC100015907 gene encoding vacuolar protein sorting-associated protein 28 homolog isoform X2, with translation MFHGIPATPGMGGSEAVQECPGKREVHTFRYDNMAELFAVVKTMQALEKAYIKDCVTPNEYTAACSRLLVQYKAAFKQVQGSEISSIDEFCRKFRLDCPLAMERIKEDRPITIKDDKGNLNRCIADIVSLFITVMDKLRLEIRAMDEIQPDLRELMETMNRMSHLPPDFEGRQKVSQWLQTLSGMSAADELDDSQVRQMLFDLESAYNAFNRFLHA
- the LOC100015907 gene encoding vacuolar protein sorting-associated protein 28 homolog isoform X1, which encodes MFHGIPATPGMGAPGNKPELYEEVKLYKNAREREKYDNMAELFAVVKTMQALEKAYIKDCVTPNEYTAACSRLLVQYKAAFKQVQGSEISSIDEFCRKFRLDCPLAMERIKEDRPITIKDDKGNLNRCIADIVSLFITVMDKLRLEIRAMDEIQPDLRELMETMNRMSHLPPDFEGRQKVSQWLQTLSGMSAADELDDSQVRQMLFDLESAYNAFNRFLHA